In Equus przewalskii isolate Varuska chromosome 15, EquPr2, whole genome shotgun sequence, a single genomic region encodes these proteins:
- the GRM2 gene encoding metabotropic glutamate receptor 2 isoform X2 — protein sequence MGSLLALLALLLLWGAVAEGPAKKVLTLDGDLVLGGLFPVHQKGGSAEECGPVNEHRGIQRLEAMLFALDRINSDPRLLPGVRLGAHILDSCSKDTHALEQALDFVRASLSRGADGSRHICPDGSYATHGDAPTAITGVIGGSYSDVSIQVANLLRLFQIPQISYASTSAKLSDKTRYDYFARTVPPDFFQAKAMAEILRFFNWTYVSTVASEGDYGETGIEAFELEARARNICVATSEKVGRAMNRAAFEGVVRALLQKPSARVAVLFTRSEDARELLAATQRLNASFTWVASDGWGALESVVAGSEGAAEGAITIELASYPISDFASYFRSLDPWNNSRNPWFREFWEQRFRCSFRQRDCAAHSLQAVPFEQESKIMFVVNAVYAMAHALHNMHRALCPNTTRLCDAMQPVNGRRLYKDFVLNVKFDAPFRPADTHSEVRFDRFGDGIGRYNIFTYLRAGSGHYRYQKVGYWAEGLTLDTSLIPWASPSAGPLPASRCSEPCLQNEVKSVQPGEVCCWLCIPCQPYEYRLDEFTCADCGLGYWPNASLTGCFELPQEYIRWGDAWAVGPVTIACLGALATLFVLGVFVRHNATPVVKASGRELCYILLGGVFLCYCMTFIFIAKPSTVVCTLRRLGLGTAFSVCYSALLTKTNRIARIFGGAREGAQRPRFISPASQVAICLALISGQLLIVATWLVVEAPGTGKETAPERREVVTLRCNHRDASMLGSLAYNVLLIALCTLYAFKTRKCPENFNEAKFIGFTMYTTCIIWLAFLPIFYVTSSDYRVQTTTMCVSVSLSGSVVLGCLFAPKLHIILFQPQKNVVSHRAPTSRFGSTAARASSSLGQGSGSQFVPTVCNGREVVDSTTSSL from the exons ATGGGATCACTGCTTGCCCTCCTggcactgctgctgctgtggggCGCTGTGGCTGAGGGCCCGGCCAAGAAGGTGCTGACCCTGGATGGGGACCTGGTGCTGGGTGGGCTGTTCCCGGTACACCAGAAGGGGGGCTCAGCAGAGGAGTGTGGTCCTGTCAATGAGCATCGTGGCATCCAGCGCTTGGAGGCCATGCTTTTTGCACTGGACCGCATCAACAGCGACCCCCGCCTGCTGCCAGGCGTGCGCCTGGGTGCTCACATACTTGACAGCTGCTCCAAGGACACACACGCGCTGGAGCAGGCACTTGACTTCGTGCGTGCCTCGCTCAGCCGTGGCGCCGATGGTTCACGCCACATCTGCCCCGATGGCTCTTATGCCACCCATGGTGATGCTCCCACTGCAATCACTGGTGTCATTGGCGGCTCCTACAGTGACGTCTCCATCCAG GTGGCCAATCTCCTGCGGCTATTTCAGATTCCACAGATCAGCTATGCCTCCACCAGTGCCAAGCTGAGTGACAAGACCCGCTATGACTACTTTGCCCGCACAGTGCCCCCTGACTTCTTCCAAGCCAAGGCCATGGCCGAGATTCTCCGCTTCTTTAACTGGACCTATGTGTCCACCGTAGCGTCTGAGGGTGACTATGGTGAGACAGGCATTGAAGCCTTTGAGCTAGAGGCCCGCGCCCGCAACATCTGCGTGGCCACCTCAGAGAAGGTGGGCCGCGCCATGAACCGTGCGGCTTTCGAGGGTGTGGTGCGAGCCCTGCTGCAGAAGCCCAGTGCCCGCGTGGCCGTCCTGTTCACCCGTTCCGAGGATGCCCGCGAGCTCCTTGCTGCCACCCAGCGCCTCAATGCCAGCTTCACCTGGGTGGCCAGTGATGGCTGGGGGGCCCTGGAGAGTGTGGTGGCAGGCAGTGAGGGGGCTGCTGAGGGTGCCATCACCATCGAGCTGGCCTCCTATCCCATCAGTGACTTTGCCTCCTACTTCCGGAGCCTGGACCCCTGGAACAACAGCCGGAACCCCTGGTTCCGTGAGTTCTGGGAGCAGAGGTTCCGCTGCAGCTTCCGGCAGCGAGACTGTGCAGCCCACTCGCTTCAGGCCGTGCCCTTTGAGCAAGAGTCCAAGATCATGTTTGTGGTTAATGCAGTATATGCCATGGCCCATGCACTGCACAACATGCACCGAGCCCTCTGCCCCAACACCACCCGCCTCTGTGACGCAATGCAACCTGTCAACGGGCGCCGTCTCTACAAGGACTTCGTGCTCAATGTCAAGTTCGATG cccccttccGCCCAGCTGACACCCACAGTGAAGTCCGCTTCGACCGCTTTGGTGATGGCATTGGTCGCTATAACATCTTCACCTATCTGCGGGCAGGCAGTGGGCACTATCGCTACCAGAAGGTGGGCTACTGGGCGGAAGGCCTGACCCTGGACACTAGCCTCATCCCATGGGCCTCGCCTTCAGCTGGCCCCCTGCCCGCCTCTCGCTGCAGTGAGCCCTGCCTCCAGAATGAGGTGAAGAGCGTACAGCCAGGGGAGGTCTGCTGCTGGCTCTGCATCCCCTGCCAGCCCTACGAGTACCGGCTGGATGAGTTCACCTGTGCTGACTGTGGCCTGGGCTACTGGCCCAATGCCAGCCTGACTGGCTGCTTTGAGCTGCCCCAGGAGTATATCCGTTGGGGCGATGCCTGGGCCGTGGGACCTGTCACCATCGCCTGCCTAGGCGCCCTGGCCACCCTTTTTGTGCTGGGTGTCTTTGTGCGGCACAATGCCACACCAGTGGTCAAGGCCTCAGGCCGGGAGCTCTGCTACATCCTGTTGGGTGGCGTCTTCCTCTGCTACTGCATGACCTTCATCTTTATTGCCAAGCCATCCACAGTGGTGTGCACCTTACGGCGCCTCGGTTTGGGCACCGCCTTCTCAGTCTGCTACTCAGCCCTGCTCACCAAGACCAACCGCATTGCACGCATCTTCGGTGGGGCCCGGGAGGGAGCCCAGCGGCCACGCTTCATCAGTCCCGCGTCGCAGGTGGCCATCTGCCTGGCACTTATCTCGGGCCAACTGCTCATCGTGGCCACCTGGCTGGTGGTGGAGGCACCAGGCACAGGCAAGGAGACAGCCCCTGAGCGGCGGGAGGTGGTGACATTGCGCTGCAACCATCGCGATGCAAGCATGCTGGGCTCACTGGCCTACAACGTGCTCCTCATCGCGCTCTGCACGCTGTACGCCTTCAAGACCCGCAAATGCCCTGAGAACTTCAATGAGGCCAAGTTCATCGGCTTCACCATGTACACCACCTGCATCATCTGGCTGGCCTTCCTGCCCATCTTCTATGTCACCTCCAGTGACTACCGG GTGCAGACCACTACCATGTGTGTGTCAGTCAGCCTCAGCGGCTCTGTGGTCCTTGGCTGTCTCTTCGCACCCAAGCTGCACATCATCCTCTTCCAGCCACAGAAGAATGTGGTTAGCCACCGTGCGCCCACCAGCCGCTTTGGCAGCACCGCCGCCAGGGCCAGCTCCAGCCTTGGCCAAG GGTCTGGCTCCCAGTTTGTCCCCACTGTTTGCAATGGCCGTGAGGTGGTGGACTCAACAACATCATCGCTTTGA
- the GRM2 gene encoding metabotropic glutamate receptor 2 isoform X1: MGSLLALLALLLLWGAVAEGPAKKVLTLDGDLVLGGLFPVHQKGGSAEECGPVNEHRGIQRLEAMLFALDRINSDPRLLPGVRLGAHILDSCSKDTHALEQALDFVRASLSRGADGSRHICPDGSYATHGDAPTAITGVIGGSYSDVSIQVANLLRLFQIPQISYASTSAKLSDKTRYDYFARTVPPDFFQAKAMAEILRFFNWTYVSTVASEGDYGETGIEAFELEARARNICVATSEKVGRAMNRAAFEGVVRALLQKPSARVAVLFTRSEDARELLAATQRLNASFTWVASDGWGALESVVAGSEGAAEGAITIELASYPISDFASYFRSLDPWNNSRNPWFREFWEQRFRCSFRQRDCAAHSLQAVPFEQESKIMFVVNAVYAMAHALHNMHRALCPNTTRLCDAMQPVNGRRLYKDFVLNVKFDAPFRPADTHSEVRFDRFGDGIGRYNIFTYLRAGSGHYRYQKVGYWAEGLTLDTSLIPWASPSAGPLPASRCSEPCLQNEVKSVQPGEVCCWLCIPCQPYEYRLDEFTCADCGLGYWPNASLTGCFELPQEYIRWGDAWAVGPVTIACLGALATLFVLGVFVRHNATPVVKASGRELCYILLGGVFLCYCMTFIFIAKPSTVVCTLRRLGLGTAFSVCYSALLTKTNRIARIFGGAREGAQRPRFISPASQVAICLALISGQLLIVATWLVVEAPGTGKETAPERREVVTLRCNHRDASMLGSLAYNVLLIALCTLYAFKTRKCPENFNEAKFIGFTMYTTCIIWLAFLPIFYVTSSDYRMKKRRLREVQSLAYVHSAWECRAGSELTILTIKGAGKSRQEPLQRPFPPGQRCRPLPCVCQSASAALWSLAVSSHPSCTSSSSSHRRMWLATVRPPAALAAPPPGPAPALAKGLAPSLSPLFAMAVRWWTQQHHRFEDPTLLP; encoded by the exons ATGGGATCACTGCTTGCCCTCCTggcactgctgctgctgtggggCGCTGTGGCTGAGGGCCCGGCCAAGAAGGTGCTGACCCTGGATGGGGACCTGGTGCTGGGTGGGCTGTTCCCGGTACACCAGAAGGGGGGCTCAGCAGAGGAGTGTGGTCCTGTCAATGAGCATCGTGGCATCCAGCGCTTGGAGGCCATGCTTTTTGCACTGGACCGCATCAACAGCGACCCCCGCCTGCTGCCAGGCGTGCGCCTGGGTGCTCACATACTTGACAGCTGCTCCAAGGACACACACGCGCTGGAGCAGGCACTTGACTTCGTGCGTGCCTCGCTCAGCCGTGGCGCCGATGGTTCACGCCACATCTGCCCCGATGGCTCTTATGCCACCCATGGTGATGCTCCCACTGCAATCACTGGTGTCATTGGCGGCTCCTACAGTGACGTCTCCATCCAG GTGGCCAATCTCCTGCGGCTATTTCAGATTCCACAGATCAGCTATGCCTCCACCAGTGCCAAGCTGAGTGACAAGACCCGCTATGACTACTTTGCCCGCACAGTGCCCCCTGACTTCTTCCAAGCCAAGGCCATGGCCGAGATTCTCCGCTTCTTTAACTGGACCTATGTGTCCACCGTAGCGTCTGAGGGTGACTATGGTGAGACAGGCATTGAAGCCTTTGAGCTAGAGGCCCGCGCCCGCAACATCTGCGTGGCCACCTCAGAGAAGGTGGGCCGCGCCATGAACCGTGCGGCTTTCGAGGGTGTGGTGCGAGCCCTGCTGCAGAAGCCCAGTGCCCGCGTGGCCGTCCTGTTCACCCGTTCCGAGGATGCCCGCGAGCTCCTTGCTGCCACCCAGCGCCTCAATGCCAGCTTCACCTGGGTGGCCAGTGATGGCTGGGGGGCCCTGGAGAGTGTGGTGGCAGGCAGTGAGGGGGCTGCTGAGGGTGCCATCACCATCGAGCTGGCCTCCTATCCCATCAGTGACTTTGCCTCCTACTTCCGGAGCCTGGACCCCTGGAACAACAGCCGGAACCCCTGGTTCCGTGAGTTCTGGGAGCAGAGGTTCCGCTGCAGCTTCCGGCAGCGAGACTGTGCAGCCCACTCGCTTCAGGCCGTGCCCTTTGAGCAAGAGTCCAAGATCATGTTTGTGGTTAATGCAGTATATGCCATGGCCCATGCACTGCACAACATGCACCGAGCCCTCTGCCCCAACACCACCCGCCTCTGTGACGCAATGCAACCTGTCAACGGGCGCCGTCTCTACAAGGACTTCGTGCTCAATGTCAAGTTCGATG cccccttccGCCCAGCTGACACCCACAGTGAAGTCCGCTTCGACCGCTTTGGTGATGGCATTGGTCGCTATAACATCTTCACCTATCTGCGGGCAGGCAGTGGGCACTATCGCTACCAGAAGGTGGGCTACTGGGCGGAAGGCCTGACCCTGGACACTAGCCTCATCCCATGGGCCTCGCCTTCAGCTGGCCCCCTGCCCGCCTCTCGCTGCAGTGAGCCCTGCCTCCAGAATGAGGTGAAGAGCGTACAGCCAGGGGAGGTCTGCTGCTGGCTCTGCATCCCCTGCCAGCCCTACGAGTACCGGCTGGATGAGTTCACCTGTGCTGACTGTGGCCTGGGCTACTGGCCCAATGCCAGCCTGACTGGCTGCTTTGAGCTGCCCCAGGAGTATATCCGTTGGGGCGATGCCTGGGCCGTGGGACCTGTCACCATCGCCTGCCTAGGCGCCCTGGCCACCCTTTTTGTGCTGGGTGTCTTTGTGCGGCACAATGCCACACCAGTGGTCAAGGCCTCAGGCCGGGAGCTCTGCTACATCCTGTTGGGTGGCGTCTTCCTCTGCTACTGCATGACCTTCATCTTTATTGCCAAGCCATCCACAGTGGTGTGCACCTTACGGCGCCTCGGTTTGGGCACCGCCTTCTCAGTCTGCTACTCAGCCCTGCTCACCAAGACCAACCGCATTGCACGCATCTTCGGTGGGGCCCGGGAGGGAGCCCAGCGGCCACGCTTCATCAGTCCCGCGTCGCAGGTGGCCATCTGCCTGGCACTTATCTCGGGCCAACTGCTCATCGTGGCCACCTGGCTGGTGGTGGAGGCACCAGGCACAGGCAAGGAGACAGCCCCTGAGCGGCGGGAGGTGGTGACATTGCGCTGCAACCATCGCGATGCAAGCATGCTGGGCTCACTGGCCTACAACGTGCTCCTCATCGCGCTCTGCACGCTGTACGCCTTCAAGACCCGCAAATGCCCTGAGAACTTCAATGAGGCCAAGTTCATCGGCTTCACCATGTACACCACCTGCATCATCTGGCTGGCCTTCCTGCCCATCTTCTATGTCACCTCCAGTGACTACCGG atgaagaaacggagACTCAGGGAGGTTCAATCGCTTGCCTATGTTCACTCAGCTTGGGAGTGTAGAGCAGGGTCTGAACTGACAATCTTAACAATTAAAGGAGCAGGAAAATCGAGACAAGAGCCCCTGCAAAGGCCCTTTCCCCCAGGACAGAG GTGCAGACCACTACCATGTGTGTGTCAGTCAGCCTCAGCGGCTCTGTGGTCCTTGGCTGTCTCTTCGCACCCAAGCTGCACATCATCCTCTTCCAGCCACAGAAGAATGTGGTTAGCCACCGTGCGCCCACCAGCCGCTTTGGCAGCACCGCCGCCAGGGCCAGCTCCAGCCTTGGCCAAG GGTCTGGCTCCCAGTTTGTCCCCACTGTTTGCAATGGCCGTGAGGTGGTGGACTCAACAACATCATCGCTTTGAGGACCCCACACTCCTGCCCTGA